A genomic region of Synechococcus sp. NOUM97013 contains the following coding sequences:
- a CDS encoding MFS transporter, which yields MSGSGSHDRQRIIFLIASGMSTAGSFAGLTAKGWILMDQTADPMVLALHFAALSLPTMLVSGPAGVRTDRVGCERVLIQAQWALLGAGLLAALAIPILDGQSQVLMLLTSTLLAGIAGAYELTARNKYCALLIDDASQLAPYLTSFSVVFNVGKLVGPLLGGWLVTLTGPAQALTLDAATYLLPIASVIWLLKPRLELEERSTPGKTATLSVAWRECGSTLRSVLMFTALMCVVGFFHPGLGPLIAAQELGTAPMDLAMFTSVLALGSIAGGIVLQRNSHRFCSRPSLTLAGFGLTTALAQLGMARGGSTLFVLAMTLLIGAGTAGLLSSSNLITQVGAPQVLRGRMAGLSQIAFLGGGGLSGLIAAQLSISLGLATTFAITGGIGVVLALWEIWRRGGTVLTEIRSA from the coding sequence GTGAGCGGATCTGGATCGCACGATCGTCAACGCATCATCTTTTTGATCGCTTCCGGCATGAGCACCGCAGGATCCTTTGCGGGGCTCACCGCCAAGGGTTGGATCCTGATGGATCAAACGGCAGACCCGATGGTGCTGGCGCTGCATTTCGCTGCGCTGTCGCTTCCCACCATGCTGGTGAGTGGCCCAGCAGGCGTTCGCACGGATCGCGTGGGATGTGAACGCGTGCTGATACAGGCGCAATGGGCGCTGCTTGGAGCCGGCCTCCTGGCCGCTCTGGCCATCCCCATACTGGACGGACAATCCCAGGTGCTGATGCTGTTGACCAGCACACTGCTGGCGGGCATCGCTGGTGCCTACGAACTCACGGCCAGGAACAAATACTGCGCGCTGCTGATTGATGACGCCAGCCAGCTAGCGCCCTATCTGACGAGCTTTTCCGTGGTGTTCAACGTGGGCAAACTGGTGGGACCGCTTCTTGGCGGCTGGTTGGTCACCCTCACGGGCCCCGCGCAGGCACTCACGTTGGATGCCGCCACCTATCTCTTGCCCATCGCCAGTGTGATCTGGCTTCTGAAACCACGGCTGGAGCTGGAGGAGCGGAGCACACCCGGCAAGACAGCGACCCTGAGCGTGGCGTGGCGGGAGTGTGGAAGCACCCTGCGCAGCGTGCTGATGTTCACAGCATTGATGTGCGTCGTGGGCTTTTTCCATCCAGGACTTGGCCCTCTGATCGCAGCGCAAGAACTGGGAACGGCCCCGATGGACCTGGCCATGTTCACCAGTGTTCTGGCCCTGGGAAGCATCGCGGGAGGGATCGTGCTGCAGCGCAACAGCCACCGCTTCTGCAGCAGACCCTCACTGACGTTGGCAGGCTTCGGACTGACCACAGCCCTGGCGCAGCTAGGCATGGCACGCGGAGGGAGCACACTTTTCGTGCTGGCCATGACGCTGCTGATCGGAGCAGGCACAGCTGGATTACTGAGCAGCAGCAATCTGATCACCCAAGTGGGTGCTCCTCAGGTCCTGCGGGGAAGAATGGCAGGACTGAGCCAGATCGCCTTTTTAGGGGGAGGTGGCTTGAGCGGCCTGATCGCGGCACAACTCAGCATCTCCCTCGGACTGGCAACAACCTTTGCCATCACGGGAGGCATCGGAGTCGTGCTGGCGCTGTGGGAGATCTGGCGTCGTGGCGGAACGGTGCTGACCGAGATCAGATCAGCTTGA
- a CDS encoding cytochrome B6 — protein MGVVIYLGLVGAGLVTAAIISFVLRGIKLI, from the coding sequence ATGGGCGTCGTCATCTATCTGGGTCTTGTCGGTGCCGGCCTCGTCACCGCTGCCATCATCAGCTTCGTGCTGCGTGGAATCAAGCTGATCTGA
- a CDS encoding B12-binding domain-containing radical SAM protein — MRTLFIYPLFPKTFWSYEKILELVNRKVLLPPLGLVTVAALLPQEWEMKLVDRNVREVTEAEWDWAELVVISGMIVQKDDMQVQIAEAKRRGLPVAVGGPYASSTPDAPEIAQADFKVLDEGEITLPQFIEAIQRGDTSGRFSAEGDKPDVTATPIPRFDLLELDAYDSMSVQFSRGCPFNCEFCDIIVLYGRKPRTKQPEQLIAELQYLYDLGWRRSIFLVDDNFIGNKRNAKLLLPQIKTWQEERGYPFSFATEASVDLADDDEMMRMMHEARFESVFLGIETPDEASLETSRKIQNTRNPLDAAVDRITGNGIRVMAGFIIGFDGEKDGAGRRIVEFVTRTGIPAAMMGMLQALPNTALWHRLEKEGRLIQDKDAAKGVNQTNLLNFKPTRPIRDIANEYVEAFCELYEPNAYMDRVYSYYLKMGAPRWKGKASLPTWTDIRALSIVVWRQGFKRSTRSRFWRYMLSMARRNPAMLEQFLVVLAHNEHFLEYRAIVQREIREQLESLPPEEPSASRELQPA; from the coding sequence ATGCGCACCCTGTTCATCTATCCCCTCTTCCCGAAAACCTTCTGGAGCTACGAAAAAATCCTGGAGCTGGTGAACCGCAAGGTGCTGCTGCCTCCCCTGGGACTGGTCACGGTGGCTGCACTGCTTCCCCAGGAATGGGAGATGAAGCTGGTCGACCGCAATGTCCGTGAAGTCACCGAGGCCGAATGGGATTGGGCCGAGTTGGTGGTGATTTCCGGAATGATCGTCCAGAAGGACGACATGCAGGTGCAGATTGCCGAAGCGAAGCGGCGTGGCTTGCCTGTGGCCGTGGGTGGCCCTTACGCCAGTTCCACCCCTGATGCACCAGAAATCGCCCAGGCCGATTTCAAAGTGCTGGACGAAGGTGAAATCACTCTGCCTCAATTCATCGAAGCCATCCAGCGGGGTGACACCAGCGGACGCTTTAGCGCCGAAGGTGACAAACCCGACGTCACAGCAACCCCCATTCCACGCTTCGATTTGTTGGAACTGGACGCCTACGACTCGATGAGCGTGCAGTTTTCACGGGGATGTCCCTTCAACTGCGAGTTCTGCGACATCATCGTTCTCTATGGACGCAAGCCGCGCACCAAGCAACCCGAACAGCTGATCGCTGAGCTGCAATACCTCTACGACCTGGGATGGAGACGCTCCATCTTCCTGGTGGACGACAACTTCATCGGCAACAAGCGCAACGCCAAGCTGCTTCTTCCGCAGATCAAAACCTGGCAAGAAGAGCGGGGCTACCCCTTCAGCTTTGCCACCGAAGCATCCGTCGACCTTGCTGACGACGACGAAATGATGAGGATGATGCACGAAGCCCGCTTCGAGAGTGTGTTTCTTGGCATCGAAACACCCGACGAGGCCAGCCTGGAAACCTCTCGAAAAATTCAGAACACCCGCAATCCACTGGATGCGGCCGTCGATCGGATCACCGGCAACGGCATTCGCGTGATGGCTGGATTCATCATCGGTTTCGACGGTGAAAAAGACGGGGCGGGCCGCCGCATCGTGGAGTTTGTGACACGCACCGGCATCCCCGCCGCAATGATGGGCATGCTGCAAGCGCTGCCTAATACCGCTCTTTGGCATCGCCTTGAGAAAGAAGGGCGGCTGATCCAGGACAAGGACGCCGCCAAAGGGGTTAATCAGACCAACCTGCTGAACTTCAAGCCAACCCGACCAATCCGCGACATCGCCAACGAGTACGTCGAGGCGTTCTGTGAGCTCTATGAACCCAATGCCTACATGGATCGGGTGTATTCCTACTACCTGAAAATGGGAGCTCCGCGTTGGAAAGGAAAGGCGTCGCTGCCCACCTGGACCGACATCCGTGCTCTATCCATTGTGGTGTGGCGGCAGGGCTTCAAACGCAGCACCCGCAGCCGCTTCTGGCGCTACATGCTGAGCATGGCCCGTCGTAACCCGGCCATGCTGGAGCAATTCCTGGTGGTGCTGGCCCACAACGAGCACTTCCTCGAGTACCGCGCAATCGTTCAGCGTGAAATCCGCGAACAGCTGGAATCGCTTCCCCCTGAAGAGCC